Genomic DNA from Hordeum vulgare subsp. vulgare chromosome 2H, MorexV3_pseudomolecules_assembly, whole genome shotgun sequence:
gggccattactgatgttcgtccatgtaatcgaatagacgggctctagtcccgataattcagatctccatataattgtatatatatgctcgcttgtaagataagttaatcttatatatatatgcataattatttctatttaaattatatgaaaactaatttccgaacaccaaacgaggcatcacgttaatctcccgaacacctaaaccctaaaaccctaaaacccaaaaataaattcattcaaaaaaaccccaaaaataagcaaaatctgaaactctttagtcccggtccgtgtaacgaggcgggactaaaggtcctgcccctggggcgctatgaggcgcccacgtggagcacctttagtcccggcttgtaataggaccgggactaaaggttaggcctttagtcccgcccctttagtcccggttggtgaaccgggactaaagccccttacgggccggggctaaaggccccgtctccACTAGTGATAGGATCATTCGTGAACACGGCCTGGGCCCAACCCACCACTAGATTTCCTCCGGCTTGACCCGACGCGCACGTTTCCCCCCTCAAAGTGACGCCGGAAGTGCCGTTCATAAAGGGGGGACACACCATGGAGCGTTGCGACGGGTATCTGTCGatgtcacatcactttcacacatgcatgaggacccgacgCCATGTTTCGATGGCATAGCTACACCCGACAGCCACCCGAtcggactaaccctagccccgttgacccgtagatctaggcctttgacttgcgGCGGATGGACTTTGAccagtggactcttccacctcattTCGATAGGTCAGCCCATAGGAACATTTAAGAACATGGACTGAGTCCCACCCATCACTAGGTTCCCTCCATGTCGACCCAACGTGGCTATTTCCCCCCTCAAAGTGACGGCGGCAGTGCCGTACATAAAGAGGGGCACACCCCGGAGCGCCGCGACGGGCGTCTACgcatgtcacatcactttcacacatgcatgaggactaaccctagccccgttgacaCGAAGATCTAGGCCTTTGAATTTCGCGCGGACGGGCTTTGAACAGTGGACTCATCCACCTGGTTACGACAGCTCAGCCCATAGGAACATTTGGGAGCAACGTCCGGTGCAAACCCACAGCAAGATCCCCTTCGTGTAGACCCGACGCGGCCGTTTCCTCCCCTGCCCAAGTATTGGCGGCGGCGCCGTCCGTGAGAGGGGCCACACACCGGAGACGCATGTCGCCTCTTCGGACATGCCACCACACCGTATAACATGTATGAGGGCCCGGTGCGACGCTCCGGTGCCATTGCTACCCCCAGGGCCCCCGTCCCGCCTAACCGTGTAACAGTTGAACACGAGATCTAGCGTTTGACTTTCCGTGAGGGGCGCACACCCCGGACGTGAGGGGGTCACACTCCAAAGACGTGTGTCGGGCGTTTGCAACCACCACAATACTTCTGTAGACATAGCTGTTTTTGATTTTAATAAAATATAAGGACCTATATTCAAAGAAAATAACGGCACATCATTAACGTATTCAAAAAAAAGTACAATGTACATATATattcataaaaaaataaaaatacatttATATTTACACATGGTACATATATGTtaattaaattatatatatatgtgtgtgtgtgtgtgtgtgttacatTTATATTTACACATGGTACAAAGGACAAAAAATATAGCCGATATGCCGACGGCAGCCGTCGGCATAGCTGCTGGTCGGTGTGCCCCGGATCAGTGACGTGGCGCTGCGTATCTATGCCGACGGCCAGACGTCTAGCCGTCGGCATAGATTCGACGGCGTTAGCCCCTCTCTCGGGGGTGGTCGCCGGCCCCACATCTATGCCAACGGCCTTTGATTGCCGACGATGGCTGTAGGCGTACTATTCTCTTGGCCGACGGCCTTTTCTGTCTCGACGGAGGCTGTCGGCGTAGATGTAGATATGCTTACAGCTTTTCTCTGCCGAGGGCTTTTAGCAAGCCGTAGGCATAGCTCCAACTATGCCGACGGCCCCGACAAAAAGTCGTCGGCATAAAAAAAAGCCGTAGGCGTAGTAGGTTATTCtattagatagagagagagatgggaggaGAGGATCCTACCGCACTGGATCaagtcgtcgccgccgccactccgtctgggccgccgccgccgcacctagGTCGATGcgggaggggggaggggtgggGGCGTCGCCACTCCGTTTgggccgccgtcgccgccactCCGTCTGGTCCGCCGCTGCCGCCCCATCTgggtcgccgccaccgccgcgccTCGGTCGATGTGGGAGGGGGAAGGGGGGCGACGCTCCTGCTGCTCGATGGCGCCGACGGGGTGGTGAGGGGAGGGGATGCGTTGTGCCGCTGCTGCTCCTCGATTGCGTCGGTCCGAGACGGGTGGGATGCGCTGCACCGCTCCTGCTGCTCGATGGATATGCTGCTTCCCTGTATGCTGCTACTTTGTGAATTGGGGATTTGGAAGCCCGTGTAGTCGCTGTTAAATATGTGTGTCTGAATGTGTAATTTTTGCTACTGATCCTTTGTGTATCAATGTCAAATAGGTTACTTTTATATTAAATTTCTGTTAAAATAGTATTATAATATAAAAGAGATAATATAGACGTTCTGTATATGGACGTTTTGTTGTAAAACTGAACGTGTATATGAGGGAATCTTTTTAGACAAGCTGTTTGGAATGCTCTAACCATCTAATTGCATTGATGTTTGCCTGTGTTTGTCATATTAAGTAATATCTTCATGTACATATAAAATCAATACCGGTAAGTTTCATCGCTTAAGTTATTTTTTCAGGCAGCGTGTGCATTTCTATGTAATAATAATCCAATGGCGTCACCCTTCATGCATGCAAGGGTTAGGATCCTTTACTGTAGCGCATCGTACTGTATCGTCACTGTCGCGTGGATCCGGTCCCATATGTCATCCGCACTAAAGCATCATATAGTACTGTAGAGGATCTCAACCCGCATGCAAGGGCTCTGCGTGCATGGGCCACAGACGAGAGATTAGTCAATCTTTTGCATGCAGTATGTAAAGCAATTAAAACGCTGCAGCTCTTCCCATGCGAACGGAGGGGTAAACTGGCCCAAAATTACTCACTGAGTTTTCTCTATGGTATGCGGGTCAAGACTTATACATAaggtaagagcaagtacaataggccTAGAGGGTGCTTGATACATTTTAGtctcatgactaaaagtagtgggactaaaacttgctagcctcattcatgcttggatccaaatactaaagagactaaaatcaagttaataagcatttattatcctccaaacgctCCAATCCAGAATTCACATGTGTTAAaggagaggagttaaatgaggagagaggacTAATTCAcatttttagtaggggtacccctgactaaaagattttagcgtcaagactagttttagcctctctttagtcagggatgcttgtaactttagagggtgcttggatacgttttagtctcatgactaaaagtagtgagactaaaacttgctagcctcacccatgcttggatctaaatactaaaaagactaaaatcaagttaatgagcatttattatcttccataccctccaatccagaacttgcctgaggagttaaatgaggagagagaggactaatgcatatATTTAgtagggtacccctgactaaaagatttagcctcaagactagttttagcctctctttagtcagggatgcttggaactttagcctcttaaagagactagttttagtcacttggatccaagcaccctcttagcctcttaaagagactatttttagtcagactagttttagtcccttggatccaagcatcCTTAAAGAGACTATTTTTAGTTAGCTGGCTATAAGTAGTACCACGTCATCGAAAATCACTTCTGGAGGAGAGAGAGTGAAGGAAAAAGAAGGGAGCGGGCGATAGCCGCAACGCAAGAAACAAGAAAAACAGCAACATGCACCAATGTGAGCATACGTTCCTTTCCCCTAAACCAATCAAGAGTGTATTCTTGCCTTTCTTTACATGCAAACattaaatagtactccctccatcataGTATATTGGACGCATCTTCAAAAAGACAATTTTTCATAATTAGAAGGAAATAAGGCGCATGACATTAATTAGCCTATTAATTGGAGTGTTTTGGAAACCGTCTCCACCATTGCATGTGAGGGAGTCATTCCTTTAGTGGACCAAGGGTTACTAATGCGTCAGTTTTGTGATTTATTAGGCACTTCTACAGCTCGTCGGCTCGGTTTTTCCTACCAACAGAAAAACATCTAGGTTCTAGAGCCCCGTGAGATACGTCCAATATACTGAGATGGAGGAAGTACTAGCTAGTTTACAGCCAAGCTATTGTACTAGTAGACTTTTATAAGGGTTGTATATGACGTGGCATTGACATATAGACAGCAGAAGACTTtgttattaaccatgctctaaaaggGATTGGAGGTAGTACAAACGAGGCAGCCACCTCGACGGCTAGGGCTTGTCGGCGAACAACTTCAATACAAGACTCAATGTCAAGAAAACAAGATGCTGACAAGATACTTGGCGGCAGGTGGAAGACCCGGCAAGCTCGGTGTGGGCAAGCCCTCCACTATCTGTTAGAATTAATGGGCTTGGTACATCTACAGATTCTGAAATCTTAAATTGAATCCATAAATAAAATAATTagtggtggtgctaaagtttagtctCATACCGCTAGTGGAGGAAGAGTTGGAtctctttatatagtgagttcttCCCACCACTCTAActgtgtgttgagaagagaaaggagaggACCACACGCGCGCTTGCCTCGCCTCGTCTCGCGGGGCGTATGTGCGACATGCGCGTGAATGGTCTGCCGAATTCCAGTCTGTTGCCTTGCAGACGGGCGGCTCGTCTCCCAACTTGCGCTTACTCCCTCCATCATAGTATATTGGACGCATCTTCAAAAAGATAATTTTTCATAATTAGAAGGAAATAAGGCGTATGTCATTAATTAGCCTATTAATTGAAGTGTTTTGGAAACCGTCTCCACCAATGCATGCGAGGGAGTCATTCCTTTAGTGGACCGAGGGTTACTAATACGTCAGTTTTGCGATTAATTAGGCACTTCTACAGCTCGTCGGCTCGTTTTTTCCTACCAACAGAAAAACATCTAGGTCCCAGAGCCCCGTGAGATACGTCCAATATACTGAGATGGAGGAAGTACTAGCTAGTTTACAGCCAAGCTATTGTACTAGTAGACTTTTATAAGGGTTGTATATGACGTGGCATTGACATATAGACACCAGCAGACTTtgttattaaccatgctctaaaaggGATTGGAGGTAGTACAAACGAGGCGGCCACCTCGACGGCTAGGGCTTGTCGGCGAACAACTTCAATACAAGACTCAATGTCAAGAAAACAAGATGCTGACAAGATACTTGGCGGCAGGTggaagacccggcaagctcagtgTGGGCAAGCCCTCCACTATTGTTAGAACTAATGGGCTTGGTACATCTACAGATTCTGAAATCTTAAATTGAATCCATAAATAAAATAATTagtggtggtgctaaagtttagtctCATACCGCTAGTGGAGGAAGAGTTGGAtctctttatatagtgagttcttCCCACCACTCTAActgtgtgttgagaagagaaaggagaggACCACACGCGCGTTTGCCTCGCCTCGTCTCGCGGGGCGTATGTGCGACACGCGCGTGAATGGTCTGCCGAATTCCAGTCTGTTGCCTTGCAGACGCGCGGCTCGTCTCCCAATTTGCACCGCCATCATAGTCTACCTCATAtcgtatttttcttttttcctttctcctttttctttttctttcattttcatTTACTGTCTATTTGTTTTTTATTGTATTTTCTTTTCATTAGCAGTAGCTTTTTCCGGAAAACGCGCTGCTACAATAATCTTAGCGGTAGCACGGTTTTTCGAAGATCGCTACTGCTATTCGTAGCCTAACGGCTTAGTAGTGGGaattttagtagtagcgcttttccaCAAAAACATGCTACTGCTACACACGTATCTGTAGCGCGGTTCACGTGCATGCACTACaggtaattagcagtagcgctttcttTTAACAGGCGATACTGATAAAATTCTGTGTATAATCTTTTCTCTAGTAGTGCATGTCTGTTACGTCTCCATGTATATCtttattttttcagatttttaaaTTGtaaatatatgaaatttgatgatttttgaatttttcaaaaaccgACCTCCATGAAGGCCGAGCTTCAAAAGGCATTTTCGAACTACAACCGACTTTTTGTTTCGAAGGTACGGCCAATAAATAGCAGGAGCATACAATATTTGTGCTGACACATTTGGCCTTGGAACAGTACAGTGGTATCAATCTTGCCCATGCTACCTGACGGCATGGGCCTGAAGTGGTGCCAAAGGTTCTGCTTACATGACCCTCAACTTTAGTGCTGCAACATACCTGTACCCGCAGGCTAGCTTGCAGAAGAATGGAAACTGAAAGGATGCATACAAAAGTATACTACTCAAAGTCCATTAACGCAAAGCACACGAATGCACATGCTGGGTTTGGATTGCATGCGACTCTACAGTCTCAGATGTAGACGCATGTGTCTTTTGAATTCCCGGCAAAAGCACGTTAGGTTGCAGAAGCATGTCTCCTGATAACTCTCATCTCCCTGCTGAAAATGCCACGATTGCATGACGTCCCTGCCTGTGATGCACTAGCCATGTTTACTCATAGTAGGTTTATAGCACATGATTTATGAGCAGAAAATGGAGTGGTGTACATGCATACATCAAAATTATCTGTTAATTAGCCCAAAGCCCCAAACATGCACGCTTAGGCAGGATGCCGGACATGAGGAGATGTCGAAGCAAGCAAGATCACACAGCTCTTTTATTTGACGAAATTAAACACAACTAGCAAGTTAACTACATCACATACGATCAACACTCCCTTGGGTACCTCTCTGGGACGAGAAACCATGCATCTCTCGGACTAGCAAACTGGTTACGGTTGATCTCTTCATCAGTGTCTCACGCACTTCATCGATCACTCCATAAAGTTGTAGGAGGAACTCCTCTCCGGGATCCAGCCGCCGTTGTGGCCGCTGCTGCTGCCTATCCCTCCCCTCTGCTCCTGCGTGCATGAATTACGGATCGATGAATACATTGATTCCTCTCACCAGCCAGTCATGTCATGCATGCATCGTTGAAAACTGTTCGAGTACTATAATAATTAGCAGGAAACATGGATGAATCAATCAACATAAAACATGTACGTTTTCCTCTAAAAAGGCATTAAACACGTACGTCGGTGCGGCAGTACATACCGGGGTGTAGAGCTGCAGTTTTGGCGGCCTGAGGAAGTTGATCTGAGGCTGGTCGGAGGGGTGCAGGTGGTTCTGCATCTGGCTGAGGAAATCCGACTCCTGCTGCGGCGGGTTGGCGTGCGTGATCTGGAACGGCCGCGGCGGCTCGGAGGGAGGTATCTGCATCAACTGGGCAGCGGGATCCGTGGTGATGTAGTGCATGTACTGCTGCAGCTCCGGAGGCACCACGGGCGCCATCCCCTTCCCCATCACCAGCATCTGTACGTGTACACATACATATGACATGGCCATTAATTAACCGGCATAATGCATAATTTGTAGTTGATGCCCATTCACTCTCGAGAGTTGAGATTAAAATTAACTTAGCACACGTGCATGAAAGTCGATCATGAAGATCTGATTTTTTAAAGAGAATAGATCCGAATTAATTTTGATAGGCTAGCCATGCACATGACATGATGGAGAAGCATTGATAGCATATAAAAGAACATGTGTACATGCATAATGAACCCGATCATATGATACGATGATGTGACTCCAGTATTTTGAAATACCTGGAGTTGCAGCTGGAGCGATTTCAGGTAGTCGATGGCTTCATCTAGCATTGACACCTTGTCCGTCTAATTAAATCAGTAACGAGACCACAGATCAGGCGAAGAACGCGGCAAGAGATGTATACTAGCTAGAAGATCCAAGATGGGGCGTGTTCATTACGTGGACCTTGGTGCAGTTTGGAAGTAGCTCCTGCAGTGCCTTCAGCTTCTCATTTATCTTATCCCGTCTCCTCTACAGTCATCATAGATTCACAGGTAGAAAAAAAACTTAGGAACATGGAGTGCTAATTGATTGATGGTATCGGCTGTGACGATGTGATTCATCGATATGCATGGATGACATTGACAACGACCTACCCTTTCTGAAAAATTGTGGAAATCGGCAGATCTGCTTCTGCGGGTAGGGATAGACATCCTCCTCAGAGCCCTGCCGTCTTCCATCAGCGATCTTGATGAGCTTCTTCACCTTCCCGTCACTAGGTATAGAAAATAAGAGATAAtcgaacaagatcaacaacagagcAAGAAGGGAGAGTAGCTAAGAACAAAAGCTTTCAGCTAGACATGcataccttcttcttcttctttggtgtcTGAGGTCTCCTTGGTCGTTGCTGAGCTTCCTTTGGCCTCCACACCTCCTTATGAACCGATGCTAGCTAGCTACTATCTAGCAACGCCAAACTGGTCCAGCCCTAGGCAGGCTAAAGATGATGGAGACTCAGAGACCCTTTCATGGTCAGGCGACCTGGTTGATGGTCTCTTCGACCCTGCACCAACCTTTGGTCCAGGGCGGCATGGTATTTATGGCCTTATGGCATCTGATTTCTATAAGCTTTTGCGTCATGGCAACGACTGATCGAGTGGCTAGTGGCGagtgagcactgtgcggggctatatctcctcatctttttccaccGGCCGTGTGGAATTTCTTGTCACTTGGTCCGTCAGTATGGAGTGATCGTCAGCGGCATCGGGGTCTCTGATGGGATGTTTGCAATTTTGTAGGGCGCCCATGAGGTCAATCATTTCATCTACGGCCTTGCTAGGGCATGGCTCAAACTTGGCTTGGAATACAAGGGTTCGTCAGCAAGATGGCCAGATTGTGCAAGATACCCAGAGAGGTATGGGTGTCGTCTCTTCACTTGCCTAAGGTAATCAGGTAGCATCCTATGAGTTTATGAGTAGCATGCATGGTTCGACAAAATAAAATGCAGAATGTTCAAGGAGCATTTCAAGAAATTCAGTATGTGCTTGATTGGGTTTAAGGGACAGTAACAAATGATGAGATAATGAATGAAACTAGGACATGTAATTGATCGATGCCCAATGAAACTAGGACATGTAACCGATCAATACCTAATTAAATAAAACTAGGACATCTAACTGATCTAATGGCTAACATTGCTATAAGTTTGTCTATAAGGTGACGCAGTCTAGCTACTACAAGATAGTTCAAGTGAACCAGAAGTGCGGAAGAGTAAAGAAAGAAAGATGAAAGAAATCGGTTGACTATGTACTGTGTTCGGTTCAGTCAAATTGCTCTACACCATCAGATCAAGATCCAAAGGCTCAACTGGCTTCTTCTTCCTTCACCCTTCTCCTCCCTATACAAAATAATAAAACATGAAATTTTCTAACAAATAATTAATTAAAGGCACTGGTATATATTACCcttaaagaagaagaaaatgaatatGAAAAATAACTTACACAATGGTAAATTACACAAGTATTCATTGCATACTATAGAAATTGCACTTTTTGTAGTCCCTCCGTTGAGGTGTATTGGGCACCTAAGAGAATTCTGAAATTCCAAAAGTATAAGTCGCCTATGTCATTATAGGTGCATTAATCTTCATAGTTAATCCTTTCTTGAAAAACGTTGGACCAACGCATACAATCCTCCTCCTTTTAAACTTAATCCCAATTAATTACTCTAGCATGTAGATTGGTTGCATGTTATAAATTTAAACTCACGGGTTAGCCAAACCGTACGAGCTATTATTGTTTGATTTATTGCAATGTTTTGTAAAGAGAGACTTGGGTGGTGATTGGCTTTCTTTATGGTTTGAATTATTTACCTAGTCCAATCTCTTTGCGCCTAGATTGCATTGCTCCTTCTTAGGTGCCCAATACacctggacggagggagtattatgaaATGAATAAGTATATAATAATGCAATTTTGCACTCTGGTATAGCTTACACACATATTGTGTAGCGCTTGCATGTATACTTACACACACGATTAAAAAAATGAAGTTATCTAACGAATAATGAATTAGTTGCATTGCT
This window encodes:
- the LOC123430801 gene encoding transcription factor PIF1-like isoform X1, whose protein sequence is MEDGRALRRMSIPTRRSRSADFHNFSERRRRDKINEKLKALQELLPNCTKVHTDKVSMLDEAIDYLKSLQLQLQMLVMGKGMAPVVPPELQQYMHYITTDPAAQLMQIPPSEPPRPFQITHANPPQQESDFLSQMQNHLHPSDQPQINFLRPPKLQLYTPEQRGGIGSSSGHNGGWIPERSSSYNFME
- the LOC123430801 gene encoding transcription factor PIF1-like isoform X2 — its product is MEDGRALRRMSIPTRRSRSADFHNFSERRRRDKINEKLKALQELLPNCTKTDKVSMLDEAIDYLKSLQLQLQMLVMGKGMAPVVPPELQQYMHYITTDPAAQLMQIPPSEPPRPFQITHANPPQQESDFLSQMQNHLHPSDQPQINFLRPPKLQLYTPEQRGGIGSSSGHNGGWIPERSSSYNFME
- the LOC123430801 gene encoding transcription factor PIF1-like isoform X4, which codes for MEDGRALRRMSIPTRRSRSADFHNFSERRRRDKINEKLKALQELLPNCTKTDKVSMLDEAIDYLKSLQLQLQMLVMGKGMAPVVPPELQQYMHYITTDPAAQLMQIPPSEPPRPFQITHANPPQQESDFLSQMQNHLHPSDQPQINFLRPPKLQLYTPFSTMHA
- the LOC123430801 gene encoding transcription factor PIF1-like isoform X3, encoding MEDGRALRRMSIPTRRSRSADFHNFSERRRRDKINEKLKALQELLPNCTKVHTDKVSMLDEAIDYLKSLQLQLQMLVMGKGMAPVVPPELQQYMHYITTDPAAQLMQIPPSEPPRPFQITHANPPQQESDFLSQMQNHLHPSDQPQINFLRPPKLQLYTPFSTMHA